The genomic interval CTTACTAATGCGGCGTTTTTACTTTATAATAAATTCCATTAGGGATCAGAATAATAGGTCTTTAAAAGAGCTTTTTTAAAACTTTTCAAAACTTAAATAGTAGAATTTTTACACATGTAATTTAACATTAGTACTCAATTCAATGGCTGTTATTGTACAGAAATAGTATTCGTTATCATTAGAAAACTAAAGAGATATCAATTGATATAAATGTAAAGTATGATGCTTTGATGTATCGTTTTAATTTAATAAATGACGATTCTAACTGATAAAATTATCTATTTTATCATTAGGTATAAACCCTTTTAGAATTAAGAATACACCACAGATAATTAATATAATTCCCATAATTCTCTTTAGTCGATAGATTACTAAAGGAGTCATTTTGCTTTTTAGCTGTTTTGCCAAGAGTATTTTTCCAAGATCTGTAATTGCATAACCTAAAATTATGGTAGCAAAATACCAAAAGATACTGTTAGAATTCATGTTTAAAGTAGGTCCAATTACCAACACGGTACCTAACCAAAATGCTAACACCCCAATATTTATAAAGTTTAAAAAGTAACCTTTAAAAAACAGTTTTATATAATTGTTTTTAACAGGTACGACTATTGTTTCTGCAGATGCTAAAGCCTCTTTTTTGTTTTGTTTGTCAAAATAAGTTATTAGACCGTATACAATAAGAACAAGACCACCAATAAAGAATAGTCTAGGATCATCTTTAATTTTTTCTAAAAAAGATCTACTTCCAAAATATGCCATACATATAAAAGTAACATCACCCAAAAGTACACCAAGATCAAATGCAATTGCGGCTCTTGCTCCTTTTAATATACTAGTTTGAATAAGCATAAAAAAAACAGGTCCTATCATAAAAGCCATGAAAAAACCTATTAGAAAAGCATTTTTAAAGTCGTAAATATCCATTGGATAAAGGTAATTGTTTAATTACGATTTACCAATTATCAGTTTTTTAAATTGTCTTAGTAATGTAGCAAGTTTAAGTAGAATAATGTTGTCAGTTTTATGAGACTTCTCTCTAGGTTCCAAGTTACACGATTGTGATTTTTGGGGCGTTTAAAACTTATTTTACCAGATGGTTTTTTCATTCCACAGTTTGTCTTTTCGATCCTTTTGGAAGAAATTACATAAAGTAGTTAAACTTTGTGTGCTTACTTTTAATAGATTTTTTAATACTTTGAAGTGATATTCTTGCGATATGTAATACACATAACTGAATCCGCGTTAGGGATAGTAGCGACATCCTTTTTGTTTTTTAGCAAAAAGATATAGCGGAAAGCCCGCTCGAACGCCCAAAAAATAGTGTTATGTATAAAAGTTGATACCTACAAGGCTTTTGAAACCTTGCAGGACAACTAAATAATTTTAAACATCATCAAAATCTATAGAGATTTTTGAAGTTGTAGGATACGCTTGACAAGCTAAAACCAATCCTTCTTCAATTTCGCTATCTGTTAAAATGGAATTCTTAACCATAATAGCATTTCCTTCTGTAACTTTACACATACAAGTGCTGCAAACTCCGCCTTGGCAAGAATAAGGAGCATCTAAATTGTTACGTAAACTGGCCGATAAAAGATCGTCAGTTTGGTTCATAGTAAAAGTAGTTTCTTCATCATCTAGCATTACAATAACTTCTGTAGTACCTTCTTTTATCTCCGCTACAGCTTCTTCGTCTATAGAGGTTGTAAATAATTCAAAATGAATATTTCCTTTAGCAAAACCACGTTCTGTAAGTGTTGCAGAAACTTCATCAATCATACTTTCTGGTCCACATAAAAAGGCAGCATCAAAAGAAGTAGATTTGTAACTATTGTTAATGTAGAAATTGGTGTGTGCTTTGTCTATTCTGCCAAATAAAGAACCTTCTATCTGTTCTCGACTACAAATGTAGTGTAGGTTAAAACGATCTGGGTTTGCTTCTTTTAAAGCATCTAATTCATCTTTAAAAATAGTATCTGCAACAGTTTTGTTACCATAAATTAATGTAAAAGTAGACGAAACTTCGTTTTCTAATACATCTTTAACCATAGATAGAATTGGTGTAATACCAGATCCTGCAGCAAAAGCGATGTAGTTTTTATTAGGTTTTGTTTCTAATGTAAACAGACCTTCAGGTTCAGAAATTTCAATAAAATTTCCTTCTTTTAATTCTGTAGTTGCATACGTAGAAAAAGTACCATTCTCTACTGCTTTAATTGCTACTTTTAAATAAGAATCGCTAGGAGATGAACAAATAGAATAAGCTCTTCTAACTTCTTTACCGTTAATTGTTTTTTTAAGTGTTAAGTATTGCCCTGGATGAAAAGCAAACTTAGACTTTAAATTTCCGGGTATTTTAAATACAAGAGAAACCGCAGATGCGGTTTCTCTTATCACTTCGTGTATATTTACTTTATGAAATGTTGCCATTAAAAATGTTTATTTTATACCAAATTATTTGCAATTAAATATTCGGCAATTTGTATTGTGTTTGTAGCTGCACCTTTACGTAAGTTGTCTGCAACGATCCACAAATTTAAGGTATTTTCTTGAGATTCATCCCTTCTAATTCTACCAACAAAAACTTCATCCTTATCATGTGCATTTATTGCCATCGGATACACGTTGTTAGCCAAATCATCCTCTACAATTACACCAGGAGTTTCACTTAATATTTTACGAACTTCCGCTAAATCAAAGGCATTTTCAAACTGAACGTTTACAGCTTCAGAATGTCCACCCGCAGTAGGAATTCTAACCGCAGTTGCAGTAACAGAAAAAGAATCATCACGTAAAATTTTCTTAGGTTCCTTTACTAATTTCATTTCCTCTTTGGTGTATCCGTTTTCTAAGAAAACATCACAATGCGGAATTGCATTTCTACCAATTTTATGAGGATATGCCATTTCGCCATCTATACCAGCCTCTTCATTATCTAATTGTTGCACAGCTTTAACGCCAGAACCAGAAACAGATTGATATGTAGAAATAACTACACGTTTCATTTTATACTTTAAATGTAACGGAGATAAAACTGCTACTAACTGAATTGTAGAACAGTTAGGGTTTGCAATTATTTTATCGTCTTTTGTTAAAACGTCTCCATTAATTTCTGGAACCACTAATTTTTTTGTTGGGTCCATTCTCCAAGCAGAAGAATTGTCGATAACTGTTGTACCAACTTCAGCAAATTTAGGTGCCCATTCTACAGAAGTGTCTCCACCGGCAGAAAACAAAGCAACATCTGGCTTCATTTTTACAGCATCCTCTAAAGTAACTATGGTATATTCTTTCCCTTTATATGATAATTTCTTTCCAGCAGATCTTGCAGAAGCTACAGGAATTAATTCCGTTATTGGTAAGTTACGCTCTTCTAAAACTTTTAACATTACTGTGCCCACCATTCCAGTTGCACCTACTACAGCTATTTTCATCGCCTAAAAATTTAATATTATATTGAGTTGCAAATATCCTAAAAATTATAATTATATAAATCACTTAATCCCTTATAAATCAACCAAAGTTTAAAATTGAATCACAAATTTTTCTAATGTTTAAATTTAAACAGTTTGTGGTAATTTTTAAATAATAGGTTCTTTATTCTTTTGAAGCTATTTCCTGCTTTCACTACTCGCTTTTTTTGTAAAAAACAAAAAAGAGCTCAAACAAACCGTTCAATCAGGGCTAAACTTGTTTGCAGATTATTTGTTATATCCAAACTATATTGCGCATATAATTGGCTATTTTTATTACTGAGTAATTAATAATAAAAAAACACAAAAACCACAACAATTGTCACTTCGAACAGCGTGAGAAGTCACATAACAAGGATAACGTAACGTTGAACCCCGCTAACGCTAGTTTATAACGGGTGTTGTTAAAGATTGGTTCTGAAAGTAATTCGGGTACTCGTTACAAACGAGCACTATCAAAGCTAAACTTACCTGTTTACCAAGTAAAACCTATGAAATCCATGATATAAATCATAAAATCTCTTTCTAAAATCAGTAACTTTGCGGCTTATAAAAAAAACTGAAACGAGTTCAGTTTAAAACGTTAACCTAATTAGTATAGCATGCAACTGTACAATAAGTTAAGCGCAATAGAGCGCGCTGCATTAATAGACGAAGCTGGCAAAGACCGCTTAACAATTTCTTTTTATCAATATTTTAAGATAGAAAACCCACAATTATTTAGAGATAAGTTATTCTTAGAATGGAATGAACTCGATGTTTTAGGTCGAATTTATGTTTCATATGAAGGGATCAATGCTCAATTATCTGTTCCATCAGAAAACTTTTACGCTTTAAAAGACCAGTTAGACAGTATTTCTTTCTTAAAAGACATTCGTTTAAATGTTGCTGTAGAGCAAGACAATAAGTCTTTTTTAAAGCTGAAAGTAAAAGTGAGAAACAAAATTGTTGCCGATGGTTTAAATGACGAAACTTTTGATGTTACTGCCAAAGGTGTGCATTTAAATGCTGCGGAATTCAATGCAATGTTAGCAAACCCAGATACGGTTTGTGTAGACATGCGTAACCACTACGAAAGTGAAATTGGTCATTTTGATGGTGCTGTTACTCCAGATGTAGATACGTTTAGAGATTCTTTAGATATTATAGAAGAGGATTTGAAAGATAACAAAGAAGACAAAAATTTGTTGATGTATTGTACTGGCGGAATCCGTTGTGAAAAAGCATCAGCCTATTACAAACACAAAGGATTTAAAAACGTTTTTCAATTAGAAGGCGGAATTATAGAATACACACGTCAGGTAAAAGAAGAAGGCATCGAAAATAAATTTATTGGTAAAAACTTTGTGTTTGATCATAGAAGAGCAGAACGTATTACAGACGATGTAGTTTCTAACTGTCACCAATGTGGTAAAGCGTGTGACGAGCATACAAATTGTGCAAACGAAGCATGTCATTTATTATTTATTCAATGTGATGAATGTGCAGAAAGAACAGAAAACACTTGTTCTGCAGATTGCCAAGAAATAATTCAATTATCTTTTGAGGAGCAAAAGGAATTAAGAAAAGGAAAAGGAAACAGCAACAAAATCTTTAAGAAAGGTCGCTCTGAAGCTTTAAAATTTAAAAAATAAAGTCATGCAAAAAATCGAATTAATGGCGCCAGCCGGTAATTTTGAATCTATGCAAGCTGCTTTAGATAATGGTTGCGATTCTATTTATTTTGGGGTAGAGCAACTAAATATGCGTGCAAGAGCTTCTGTTAATTTTACTTTAGATGATTTAGAAGAGATTTCTAAAAGATGTTCAGAAAAAAATGTGAGAACATATCTTACATTAAATACCATAGTTTATGATCATGATCTATCAATAGTAAAAACATTGATAAAACGCGCAAAAGAAGCAAATATTACGGCGGTAATTGCCATGGATCAAGCCGTAATTTCTATGGCGAGAGAACAACAAATGGAAGTGCACATTTCTACGCAAATCAATATTACAAACATAGAAACTGTAAAGTTTTACGCTCTTTTTGCAGATACTATTGTTTTAAGTAGAGAGTTGAGTTTACGACAAGTAAAAAAGATTACAGAAGCAATTGAGAAAGATCAAATAAAAGGACCTTCAGGTAGGTTGGTTGAAATTGAAATTTTTGGTCATGGAGCTTTGTGTATGGCGGTTTCGGGTAAATGTTATATGAGTTTGCATTCTTCAAATTCATCAGCAAACAGAGGTGCTTGTAAACAAAATTGCAGAAAAAAATATACGGTTATCGATCAGGAAACTGGTTTTGAAATGGAGTTGGATAATGAATACATAATGTCTCCAAAAGATTTGTGTACGATTGATTTTTTAGACCAAGTTGCAGATGCCGGAATAAAAGTTTTAAAGATAGAAGGTAGAGGAAGAGCACCAGAATATGTTGCCAAAGTAATTAAATGTTACAGAGATGCTATTGATAGTTTGGCAAACGGAACCTACGATAAAGCAAAAGTAATTTCTTGGATGCAAGAGCTAGAGAAAGTTTACAATCGTGGTTTTTGGAACGGATATTATTTAGGTCAGAAATTAGGAGAATGGAGTAAAGAGTCTGGTTCTCATGCAACGCAAAAGAAAGTCTACTTAGGGAAAGGAGAACATTATTTTGACAAAGCAAAAATCGGTCAGTTTAAAATTGATGCGTATGATGTTGCTTTAGGCGATACAATTCTAATAACCGGGCCAACAACAGGAGCACAAGAAATGGAAGTTAAGCAAATGTTTGTGAATGATGTTGCGGCTGAAAAAGCAACCAAAGGAGACGAAGTTACCATGAAATTAGATTTCAAAATAAGAAGAAGCGACAAGTTATATAAGATTGTAAAAACAGAATTCGCACAGAACTAATGGTAGTAATTACATTACAAAGAAACAAATGTATTGGTTGTAATTATTGTGTAGAAGTTGCTCCAAGTCAGTTTCAGATGTCAAAAAAAGACGGAAAATCTGTGTTATTACATTCCATAGAGAAGAAAGGTTTTTTCACTATAAAATCTTTTGACGAATCTATTTTTTATCCTTCTTTAGAAGCTAAAAAAGCATGTCCTGTAAAAATTATTGAAGTAAAACAAGTTTAAGAATTACATAAGATAAGTTTTAAAATAAAGTCCTCATCTATTGAGGGCTTTTTTTTGTTAAAAAAAGAGGTTTTTACACGAATACTAATTAAACCCATGCAAATACTAAACGGATTAAGAAGTAAACAATTTTTCAGACTACATTTGAAGTATCAATAAATTAAAAACTAGTTTTGTTAACTTTCATAAAGCTATTTTTTCATTCTTTGAGAATGCGTATATTTACGAATTAGTGAAGATGAGGCGGTGTGTTAGTATCTGCTTGATAATCAATTTATGAACCAAGAGGTTTTTAGGTTTTATAGCGATGTTTTTAGTGGATTTGCTGCTAATAATAAACTTTAAAGACTATCAACTATAAAAATATATATACTTACATGGCATGTGGAAGTTGTGGTACAACAGAAAATGGAGTACCAAAAGGTTGCAAGAGTAATGGTAATTGTGGGTCAGGAACCTGCGGAAGTGGTAGTAATAAACTAGCCGTTTTTGATTGGTTGTCTAACATGACGTTACCAAGCGGACAAGAAAGATTTAATATTTTTGAAGTCCGTTTTAAAAACGGAAGGAAACATTTTTATACAAACCCAGATAATTTACCCATCACTATGGGAGATATTGTGGCGGTAGAAGGATCTCCAGGACATGATATTGGTACGGTTTCTCTGGCAGGAGAGTTGGTAAAAGTGCAAATGAAAAAACGC from Polaribacter sejongensis carries:
- a CDS encoding LysE family translocator, whose amino-acid sequence is MDIYDFKNAFLIGFFMAFMIGPVFFMLIQTSILKGARAAIAFDLGVLLGDVTFICMAYFGSRSFLEKIKDDPRLFFIGGLVLIVYGLITYFDKQNKKEALASAETIVVPVKNNYIKLFFKGYFLNFINIGVLAFWLGTVLVIGPTLNMNSNSIFWYFATIILGYAITDLGKILLAKQLKSKMTPLVIYRLKRIMGIILIICGVFLILKGFIPNDKIDNFIS
- a CDS encoding ferredoxin--NADP reductase, which gives rise to MATFHKVNIHEVIRETASAVSLVFKIPGNLKSKFAFHPGQYLTLKKTINGKEVRRAYSICSSPSDSYLKVAIKAVENGTFSTYATTELKEGNFIEISEPEGLFTLETKPNKNYIAFAAGSGITPILSMVKDVLENEVSSTFTLIYGNKTVADTIFKDELDALKEANPDRFNLHYICSREQIEGSLFGRIDKAHTNFYINNSYKSTSFDAAFLCGPESMIDEVSATLTERGFAKGNIHFELFTTSIDEEAVAEIKEGTTEVIVMLDDEETTFTMNQTDDLLSASLRNNLDAPYSCQGGVCSTCMCKVTEGNAIMVKNSILTDSEIEEGLVLACQAYPTTSKISIDFDDV
- a CDS encoding aspartate-semialdehyde dehydrogenase; translation: MKIAVVGATGMVGTVMLKVLEERNLPITELIPVASARSAGKKLSYKGKEYTIVTLEDAVKMKPDVALFSAGGDTSVEWAPKFAEVGTTVIDNSSAWRMDPTKKLVVPEINGDVLTKDDKIIANPNCSTIQLVAVLSPLHLKYKMKRVVISTYQSVSGSGVKAVQQLDNEEAGIDGEMAYPHKIGRNAIPHCDVFLENGYTKEEMKLVKEPKKILRDDSFSVTATAVRIPTAGGHSEAVNVQFENAFDLAEVRKILSETPGVIVEDDLANNVYPMAINAHDKDEVFVGRIRRDESQENTLNLWIVADNLRKGAATNTIQIAEYLIANNLV
- a CDS encoding rhodanese-related sulfurtransferase, whose protein sequence is MQLYNKLSAIERAALIDEAGKDRLTISFYQYFKIENPQLFRDKLFLEWNELDVLGRIYVSYEGINAQLSVPSENFYALKDQLDSISFLKDIRLNVAVEQDNKSFLKLKVKVRNKIVADGLNDETFDVTAKGVHLNAAEFNAMLANPDTVCVDMRNHYESEIGHFDGAVTPDVDTFRDSLDIIEEDLKDNKEDKNLLMYCTGGIRCEKASAYYKHKGFKNVFQLEGGIIEYTRQVKEEGIENKFIGKNFVFDHRRAERITDDVVSNCHQCGKACDEHTNCANEACHLLFIQCDECAERTENTCSADCQEIIQLSFEEQKELRKGKGNSNKIFKKGRSEALKFKK
- a CDS encoding peptidase U32 family protein, with product MQKIELMAPAGNFESMQAALDNGCDSIYFGVEQLNMRARASVNFTLDDLEEISKRCSEKNVRTYLTLNTIVYDHDLSIVKTLIKRAKEANITAVIAMDQAVISMAREQQMEVHISTQINITNIETVKFYALFADTIVLSRELSLRQVKKITEAIEKDQIKGPSGRLVEIEIFGHGALCMAVSGKCYMSLHSSNSSANRGACKQNCRKKYTVIDQETGFEMELDNEYIMSPKDLCTIDFLDQVADAGIKVLKIEGRGRAPEYVAKVIKCYRDAIDSLANGTYDKAKVISWMQELEKVYNRGFWNGYYLGQKLGEWSKESGSHATQKKVYLGKGEHYFDKAKIGQFKIDAYDVALGDTILITGPTTGAQEMEVKQMFVNDVAAEKATKGDEVTMKLDFKIRRSDKLYKIVKTEFAQN
- a CDS encoding ferredoxin, which gives rise to MVVITLQRNKCIGCNYCVEVAPSQFQMSKKDGKSVLLHSIEKKGFFTIKSFDESIFYPSLEAKKACPVKIIEVKQV